The Streptomyces sp. NBC_00659 genomic interval ACCTCGTCGCCCTGAACCACGCATTCGTCCTGCTGACCCTGCTGTGTGTGACGACCGCTGTGGCCGCCGGGATCCTGCGCACCGGGTCCGACCGCACGCGCCGGTACGAGATGGCACCGAGCGGCCACTGACCGCCGGCGCGGCACGCTCCCGGAGCTCGTGCCGCACAAGGCCCTCTCATCGGTCGGGCTCGCTGCTTCGGGCGAGGTGCTGGAGTTGCCGTTCGTGCACGCCGGGCAGCCAGTCCCTGCCGTACGTGGCCGACGGGCCGACCCGCGGGTCGCCGGGGGCATGGGCGTCACGCAAGGCGTGCACGTACGCGCGGTCCCGGTCGATCCGTACGCGTACCTCGTCACCGCGGCCGACGGACCCGTGCCCGGGGATGACGACATCGACGTCGTCCGCCACGTCCTCGAGCAGCCTCAGTGCGGCGAGGTGGTTCTCGATCGGGTCAGCGGTGTCGTTCAGGTCGAGCATCGGAATCAGTACGTCGGAGAGCATGTCGCCTGCGACGAGAACACCGTGTTCCTCGATCAACAGCGCCGCATGGCCTGGGGCATGCGCGTCATGTTCGATGATCCGGACCAGTGGGCCGTCCCAAGGAATCCGCGCCGTCCCGGCGGGCAGACCGGTAATGAGGCCGAGCAGGTCCAGCGGTACCTGCTCGACAATGTCCGGCGGCATCAACGCGGTCACGCGGGCCTTGGCACCTTCGTCCGGCAGGCGCTCCCGGACAGTGGCCGCGCAGCGTGCCGTGCCGTAACGAGGCGCCGAGCCCAGCATGGCGTGCCAGAGCAGGTGATCCCAATGAGGATGCGTGGAAAACCCCGCCACAACACTCTGCCCAGAATGGGACAAGTCGTTGGCCAGGCAGACCATTTCGTGTCCCAGCACGCCGGCGTCGATGAGCAGCACGCCGTCGTGGCCTTGCACGACGACGGCGTTGCTCTGCACGAACTCGCTCTCGTGGATCAGCACACCCTCCGACACCTGCCTCAGCACGGGGGCTCCTTCCGCTCGCGGTCCGCATCCGCTCGTCGAAACGGTAGTACGTGTCGCGCACCTTTTTCATGTCCGCAGGACGCGAGGTGGACAGTGGCGGTCTCCACTTCGCCGCGATCTTCAGGTCAGGAGGGCGGTATGGGCTGCTCCGTCCAGACTGTCTTGCCGTCGTGGGTGTAGCGGGTGCCCCACCGTTCCGTGAGCTGCGCGACCAGGAAGAGCCCGCGTCCGCCCTCGTCCGTGCTGAGGGCCCTTCGAAGGTGAGGGGACGTGTGGCTGGCGTCGGACACCTCACAGGTCAGACAGTGTGTACGGATGAGGCGCAGAGTGACGGGGCTGTCCGCGTACCGGTAGGCGTTGGTGACGAGCTCACTGGCGACCAGCTCGGTGGTGAAGGCCATGTCCGACAGCCCCCATTCGGCCAGTTTCGCCGTGGTCAGCTCCCTGGCGCGGGCAGCAGCGGTCGCTTCCAGAGGCAGGTGCCAGGTGGCGAAGTTCTCCGGCGGCAGTACCCGGGTACGGGCCATGAGCAGCGCGATGTCGTCGGTGGGGCGGCGGTCCGCGGGCAGCAGCGCTTCGACCACCCCGTCGCACGTGCGCTCCAGAACATCGGCACTGTGGGCCAGACATTCCTCCAGGTTCTCCAGCGCGACATCGATGTCGCCGCCGCGCGCCTCCAGGAGGCCGTCGGTGTAGAGCGCGAGCAGGCTGCCCTCAGGGAGGTCGAGGTCGTACATCTCGAACGGCAGTCCACCCAGGCCGAGCGGTGGACCCGCGGGCAGGTCGAGCATGGTCACCTGGCCGTCCGGCGTGGACAGCAAGGGTGCCGGATGGCCGGCGCGTGCCAGGGAGCAGTGCCGGGAGACGGGATCGTAGACCGCGTAGACGCACGTCGCCCCGACCACCTGCTCGATCGCAGACTGGTTGCCCTCGGCGTTCGTCTCCAGCTCGGCGGCCAGCAGACTGACCAGATCGTCCAGCCGGGCCACCACCTCGTCCGGTTCCAGGTCGAGGCTGGCCAGGGTGCGCACGGCGGCGCGCAGGCGCCCCATCGAGGCCGCGGCGTGGATTCCGTGGCCGACCACGTCTCCCACGACGAGGGCGACTCGGGCCCCTGACAAAGGGATCACGTCGAACCAGTCACCACCGATGCCCGGTTCACCGCTCGCCGGCAGGTACCGGCAGGCCACCTCGACGGCCGGGAGGTCGGACACCGTGCCCGGCAGCAGACTGCGCTGCAGAGTCAGAGCGGCGCTCTGCTGCTGGGTGAAGCGGCGCGCGTTGTCGATACAGACCGCCGCACGCGAGGAAAACTCATGGGCCACTGCGGCATCGTCGTCCTCGAAAGGCTCCGCATCGCGCACTCGCCACAGGCTGACTACGCCCAGTATCTGGCCGCGTGCCATCAGGGGCACCGCGATCAGCGAATGAACGCCGAGACCCAGGGCGACCTCGATCCGCCGCCGGTCCATGGCGTACCACTCGGGGCGGAGGGACAGCAGCCGTTCGAGAATCGGGCGGCGCTCGGCCAGGCACCGCGCCTGCGGAGACTCCGGAAGGAGCGGGACCACGTCGCCCTCCTGGAACGGGACCCGTGGTTCTGGG includes:
- a CDS encoding MBL fold metallo-hydrolase, whose translation is MLRQVSEGVLIHESEFVQSNAVVVQGHDGVLLIDAGVLGHEMVCLANDLSHSGQSVVAGFSTHPHWDHLLWHAMLGSAPRYGTARCAATVRERLPDEGAKARVTALMPPDIVEQVPLDLLGLITGLPAGTARIPWDGPLVRIIEHDAHAPGHAALLIEEHGVLVAGDMLSDVLIPMLDLNDTADPIENHLAALRLLEDVADDVDVVIPGHGSVGRGDEVRVRIDRDRAYVHALRDAHAPGDPRVGPSATYGRDWLPGVHERQLQHLARSSEPDR
- a CDS encoding SpoIIE family protein phosphatase; translation: MHFSESPEDPFALGHAASAVFDDHGTVVGWSARAQELLGYRAKEVIGRAWRDLLVDTRDLPVARSVVVDAMRAGGWFGVLPVRHHDGRRLEMGFRARAITRDGDRQEWFLVGAPAAEVVAWQRDRALLDGLYNRSPIGLAIHGPDRKVIRVNRAIEKASGITAEAPVGRRSGEFLVDEDAGPAEERVRHVLETGEPLIFTEQSARTRHAPGRERMVSVSAFRMEDSSGRVLGVAETIEDVTQRYRARRRLTLLNEASARIGTSLDVTQTARELAEVAVSGLADYCSVDLLKPVALGDELPLDTAGALLRVALSPPEPRVPFQEGDVVPLLPESPQARCLAERRPILERLLSLRPEWYAMDRRRIEVALGLGVHSLIAVPLMARGQILGVVSLWRVRDAEPFEDDDAAVAHEFSSRAAVCIDNARRFTQQQSAALTLQRSLLPGTVSDLPAVEVACRYLPASGEPGIGGDWFDVIPLSGARVALVVGDVVGHGIHAAASMGRLRAAVRTLASLDLEPDEVVARLDDLVSLLAAELETNAEGNQSAIEQVVGATCVYAVYDPVSRHCSLARAGHPAPLLSTPDGQVTMLDLPAGPPLGLGGLPFEMYDLDLPEGSLLALYTDGLLEARGGDIDVALENLEECLAHSADVLERTCDGVVEALLPADRRPTDDIALLMARTRVLPPENFATWHLPLEATAAARARELTTAKLAEWGLSDMAFTTELVASELVTNAYRYADSPVTLRLIRTHCLTCEVSDASHTSPHLRRALSTDEGGRGLFLVAQLTERWGTRYTHDGKTVWTEQPIPPS